Part of the Flavobacterium sp. KS-LB2 genome is shown below.
TGGAAAGCGAAAACTGCTATAAATAATAAAAGCGTAAATTTGAAAGGTGTTCTCATAAGTAGGTTTTAATATAAGTAACGTAAAAATACTAACTTTAGTTTTATTTCATGTTTTTTTGTTGCAAAAATATAAATGAGTCGTCTAGATTATATAACCAGTTTAAAAAACCTAATTTTTTATGAATCAAAATGAGTTTGTACTACTCGTCACTCCTTTTAAAGACAAAGTGTTTAGGCTTGCTAAGCGATTGCTGGTGAGTACTGAAGAAGCCGAAGATGCAACTCAGGAAGTTTTGGTCAAATTATGGAATAAAAATGAAAATTTAGAAGCATACAGTAGCATTGAAGCATTTGCAATGACAATGACAAAAAATTATTGTTTGGATCAGCTAAAATCAAAACGAACAGGGAATCTAAAAATAGTTCATACTAATTATGTAGATAGAGAACCCAGTTTGGATAAAAGAATAGAAGATCAGGACAGTTTGAACTGGGTTGAAAAAATAATGGATCAATTACCCGTTCAACAACGATTGATTATTCAAATGCGGGATATTGAACAATACGAATTTGAAGAAATCGCAAAAATACTCGAAATGAATGAGAGTGCGATTCGGGTGGCGCTATCCAGAGCAAGGAAAACGATACGGGATTATATGACAGAAACACACAATTATGGAATTAGTTAAAATAGAAGATTTAATAGAAAAATACTTTCAAGGAGAAACGAGTATTGCAGAAGAAAATGAATTACGTACTTATTTTTCTTCATCGAATGTTGCGCAGCATTTAGAACAATATAAACCTCTCTTTGGATTTTATGCTTTTGCAAAAGAGCAGCAGTTTACCTCTCAAGTACCACAACTCCCAAAAGCGGGAAATATAAAGCGTAATGCTACGTGGCTATCACTTGCGGCTTCGGTTGTTGTTTTGCTGGGAATAGGAACCTATGCTTATTACAGTGCTGATGTTGTAAATAAAAGCCAAGATTTAGGAACGTATGATGATCCTGAAGAGGCTTTCAGAGCAACTCAAAAAGCATTGTCATTATTATCAGATAATGTAAATGTTGGCATAGAAAGTGTAAAGTATATTCAAGAATATCAAACCACAAAGGATAAAATATTTATTGATACAAAGAAACAGTCTGGTGGTTCTTAATTGCCTTGAGTAAACCGTAAAAAACAAAAAATAATTTTAAACCATAACAATTAAAAAAATGAAATCAACAATCAATAATAACAAAATGAACAGTAATTTTAACACTACAAAAAAGTTGATACTAACGCTAGTATTCAGCTTCGTTTCCACTACCTTTTTTGCACAAGCCATTTTTGATAAATTCGATGGGCAAGAAGGTGTAACCTCTATCATTGTCAATAAAAAAATGTTTGACTTGATGAGTAAAGTAAAAATGGATGCTTCTGATAAAGAAACGCAACAATACTTGAGCTTGATAAAGAAATTAGATGATTTGAAAGTTTTTACTACTAAAAGCGCTAAACTAGAAAGCGAAATGAAGGTTGTAGCTGATAAGTACATAAAGACAGCAGGATTAGAAGAGCTGATGCGCGTGAATGAAGATGGCCGTAGCATTAAAATTTTAGTAAAATCAGGAGTAACTGATTCTCAAATAAGAGAGTTGTTCATGTTTATTGAAGGGGCTAAAAATGACGATACCGTTTTAATGTCTTTGAAAGGAAACTTCGATTTGAATGAAATTGCAGTGCTTACTAATAAGATGAAAATTCCTGGCGGAGAAGATTTGAAGAAAGCAACTAAAGGAAAAAAATAAGATGAAAACAGTTTATGGATTAGCATTGCTATTGAGTTTGTTTCTCGTGAGCTGTAACTCAGAACCGACTTTGCAAAAGTATTTTGTTGAAAATACTGAAAATAAAAACTTTATCGCGCTTGATGTGTCGCCTAATATTCTGAACGTTGATAAAACAAAATTGTCAATTGCACAGAGTGATGCTTTGGAGTCCTTTGACAAGATGAATGTTTTGGCTTTCAAATTAAATGATAAAAATAAAGCGCAATTTGAAATTGAGCGTGCTAAGGTTAATTTAATCCTAAAAGACAAAAAATACCAGCAACTCATGAAGTTTGGTTCAGGTAAAGAAGGTGCTTCCGTTAGCTTTGTAGGAACTGATGAGCATATTGAAGAGTTTGTTTTTTTTGCGAATAAAAAAGAAACAGGTTTTGCCGTAGTGAGAATTTTAGGCAAGGATATGAATCCTACTAGTGTTATGACTATGATGAGCGTTCTACAGCAATCTAATATCGATTTAGAGCAATTGAAGCCTTTGCAGCAGTTAATGAAATAAACGTATTTTAAAACAATAAGAAGCGCCTTGATAATATGTCAAGGCGCTTTTTTTATTAAAATAAATTTAATTTTTAGTTACTAATACTGCGACTGATTGAAAAGCTGCCGAGTTAAATGTAATACTTTTTAAAGATGGAGTTGGCTTATTAATTGAGTAAAGTTTGGAAAATAATGTTTTTCATTACGGAAAACCTCAAATGAAATGAGTTTTAATAGTTTATATTTGAGTTTTAGTAATCTATATTTAAAAAAAAATGAAAAGAATATTATTGTTAATTCTATTTATTTCGAGCTTTACAAATGCTCAAAATACAAATGAGCAGATAAATCTACTTGTAAATAAAATAAATAAATTCAATATAAATATTCTTTCTTTAAAGGATTCGATTAAAAATATTGAATTTGATATTGAGAAATTAAAATCCAAAGAAGTTCTAAAAACTATTAAAGATTCATCAATTGTTTCAATTGCTTTTAAAGATGGGAGTTTAAAAAAAGAGCCTTTAGTGGGTAGTGATATAATTTTGATTTTAGATAAAGACTCTGAGGTTTTAGTAACTGACTATGTTAACGCTTATTTTAAGGTTTGTATTAATTCTGTTTGTGGATATATTAATGAAATGTGGATTAAAGAAAACTATGAAGTAAATAGATTAAAAGACTTTAAAATTATTGAAAAAGAGAAATTATTAAATTTTAAGGAACAAAAAAGAATAAGTCAAGTAAAGAAATATAATCAAGAACAAGAAAATAGAGATTTAAAAAAATACGGTAAGTCAATTTATGAAAAATTAAAAAAAGGTTATTATTGGATTGGAATGACCGAAAAAATGGCATTGATTTCCTTAGGCAAGCCTAATGATGTAAATAGTAGTGTTGGCTCATGGGGTACTCATGAACAATGGGTTTATGAAGATGGTTTTTATTGTTATTTTGAGAATGGAATTTTAAAATCATACCAAAATTAAAACTTTAAAATATCGCATTGGAATTTACTTTGTCTTTCCCAACAAAGCTCCGCTTTAAAAACAAAAATGCTTCAAAATAATTTCAAGTAAACTTGATTATTTTGAAGCATTTTTATTTATCCGTGACCACGGCGGGATTTGAACCCGCACGCCCTTGCGAGCACCAGCCCCTCAAGCTGGCAAGTCTACCGTTTCTCCACGTGGCCTAAAAAAAGAAAAGGTCAAGTAATAAATTACTCGACCTTTTGTGACCCGACTGGGGCTCGAACCCAGGACCCCATCATTAAAAGTGATGTGCTCTACCAACTGAGCTATCGAGTCAATGCTTTCAAGAAAATTATGTGTTGATCACTAAAATTGTGACCCGACTGGGGCTCGAACCCAGGACCCCATCATTAAAAGTGATGTGCTCTACCAACTGAGCTATCGAGTCATATTCTTTCCTTGAATGCGGGTGCAAATATAAGGACTTATTTTGGAGTTTTCCAAGCAATTTTATTATAAATTTGTCTTTTTTTAACAAAATCACTCAACACCTTAATTTGTAAGGTTTTATTCAGATGAAAAAAATTGTATTATTAGGTTATATGGGTTGTGGTAAGTCCACAATTGCAAATAAATTGTCAAAAACTATCGGAATTCCTTTTGTGGATTTAGACAAAAAGATTGAAGAGAAAGTTAATTTGTCCATAAATGCCATTTTTGAAAAGCATGGAGAAATTTATTTCAGAAAGTTAGAACACGAAGTTTTTATCGAATTATTGCAGTCGCCGGAGCAATTAATTATAGGTTTAGGTGGAGGAACTCCATGTTATGCCAATAATCATGAGTTGTTGAAAGGTGATACTGTTGTATCTGTTTATCTTAAAGCTTCAATAGATACTTTATTTAATAGATTGAGTCATAATAAAAGTAAACGACCTCTTATTGCTGATAAAAGCGACGAAGAGATGAAAGAGTTTATTGCAAAACATCTCTTCGATCGGAGTTTTTATTACAATCAGGCACAATATAAGGTGAATGTTGATGATAAGTCAATCGACCAGACGGTACTTGATATTGTGGCAATTTTAGCTTAAATAAGCATAGTTATCTCCGTTTTCGTCAAAAACAACTTGTACGTGTTCTAATAATGAGGTTGAAAGCGATATTCCTTTAAAATCTGCTTTTACTGGGTATTTTTTATGGTTTCGATCAACAAGGACTGCTGTTTTAAATTTTTTCAATGGGACGTCTATAAAATGCCTTACCGCATAGATCAATGTAGTTCCAGAGTTTAATACATCATCAACAAGAACTAAGCCTTTATTGGCATACTGTTCCTTGGCTAAGGAGGTGTGAATGGGTAATTCGGGATTTTGCTTATTAATTTGTACTTCGCAAAGTGAAACTTTAAGAGGAGAAATGGTTTCTAAAATTGAAGCTATTTTTTTTGCAAATGTAAAACCGTTAGTAGCAATTCCTGCAATTACAATTTCTTCTTCATCTACAAATGTTTCATAGATTTGATAAGCAATTCTTTTTATTTTATGCTCGATTTCTTGATTCGTTAAGATGATATTTTTGCTCATTGTTTTAGTTTGGTATTAGCGGTTTACATTTTAAAATTGGAAGAATTTTTAAGGTAACTTAAAAAAGTAAAGCGAAAGTTTTACTCATCATCTTCATCGGTGATTATTTCATTCCCAAATTCATCAATGTCTCTTCGGTCTTTTTTGGTAGGTCTTCCAGTACCATTTTTCCGGTAATGTTCTTTTGATAATTTCAGTAATTCTAAATGTTGATAGGCTTCTGCTGGAGTATCATTTCGCCTGTAAATATCGACTAATTTAGCTCCAACACGGTTTTCTGGTACATCCAGAACGGTGATGATTTGGGTGATTTGGTCTTTTCGGAACGTAATTTTGTCTGTAGGAAAAACCTCTTTTGATGGTTTGGCAACAAGGCCATTTACAGTAACATGATTCTTTTTACAAGCTTCAGTAACCATATTTCTGGTTTTGTAATACCGCATGCACCATAAATATTTATCTATTCTCATAAATTTTCTAAAATCGGAGTTAAATAGTTTACAAAAATCAATCAATATTGTATCTTGCGCACTTAAAAATTTAGCTATAATGAACAAATTTAAGTATTATTTTATTCTATTAATTACAACGGTCTCTTTATTTTCATGTTCAAAGGATGATGCCGCTGAAATTCAGCCGCCTAGAGATTATGCGGAACAATTAGCTACTGATTTAACTGATATTGAAGAATATTTAAAAAATTATTCCATAACTGTTACCAGTCATCCTGGTTTTGCAGATGATCAAGATGTTACTTTTACAAAAATTCCAACAGGAGGAACACAGCCGTCTATTTATTCGTATTTGAATAGCACTACTTTTCCTAAATTGTTGAGTAAAGAAGTGAAGCTTCATGATATAACTTACACCATGTATTATCTAGTATTAAGAGAGGGAGTAGGAGAGAAACCTTCTAATGTAGATGGTGTACTGTCTGCTTATAGAGGAGATTATTTGTCTCGTCAAAAAGTAGCCGAAGTTGAAACATTAACCGCTACTTTTTTCGAAGAATCAAAGAATCCACAACAATTTTTTAATCTAACTAGTACAATAACTGGATGGGGTGAAACTTTTCCAGAGTTTAAAACAGGAACGTATTCTTCTAATGCTGACGGTACGGTTTCCTATAATGATTTTGGAGCAGGAATTATGTTTCTTCCATCAGGACTAGGATACTATGATTCTGGGAATGCTAGTATTCCAGCCTATGCTCCTTTAGTTTTTAGTTTTAAACTATTTGCAATTAGTAGAATTGATTCAGATGGAGATGGAATTATGAATTTTCAAGAAGATTTAAATGGAGATGGCTATTTATACAATTACAGTAACACGATAAATTACCCAACGCCTCCTGCAGATGCTATACGTTATGCAGATGATACTGACAAAGATGGTATACCTAACTTTTTAGATACGGATGATGATGCAGACGGTGTTAGTACAAAAACAGAAATTACTGGTGCTAATGGTGTTTTAATTCCGTTTGCGGACATACCAAGCTGTGATGGAAATACAACTAATCCAGCCAGAATAAAAAGGCATTTAGTGAAATGTAATTAAAAAATACAATTCAAAAAAAAATCCAGTTCAATTGAACTGGATTTTTTTTGGTGCAAAATGAAAAAATTATTTTCTTTTCATTACTCTTTCTACAGCTTCAATAATCGCTTGATTGTTCAATTTGTATTTTTCCATTAATTGTTCTGGTGTTCCAGATTCTCCAAAACTATCATTCACAGCAACAAACTCTTGTGGAGCTGGACTGTTTAATGCTAATACTCTGGAAACACTTTCGCCAAGGCCACCAAGAATATTGTGTTCTTCAGCAGTAACAATACATTTTGTTTTTGCTAATGATTTCAAAATAGCTTCTTCGTCCAATGGTTTAATCGTGTGGATATTGATTACTTCAGCAGAAATTCCTTTAGCTTCTAATGCTTCAGCAGCAATAAGTGCTTCCCAAACTAAGTGTCCTGTAGCAACAATTGTTACATCATTTCCTTCATTCAAAAGAATCGCTTTTCCTATTACGAAAGGCTCGTCAGCAGGCATGAAATTAGGAACAACTGGACGACCAAAACGCAAGTAAGCAGGACCATGGTGATCTGCTAATGCTAGAGTTGCCGCTTTGGTTTGATTGTAATCGCAAGTATTGATTACAGTCATTCCAGGTAGCATTTTCATTAACCCGATGTCTTCCAGAATTTGGTGTGTTGCTCCGTCTTCACCTAATGTTAATCCAGCATGTGAAGCACAAATTTTCACGTTTTTCTCAGAATACGCCACTGATTGACGAATTTGATCATAAACTCTTCCTGTAGAGAAGTTAGCAAAAGTTCCTGTAAAAGGAATTTTTCCTCCTACTGTTAAACCTGCTGCAATTCCAATCATATTGGCTTCTGCAATTCCAATTTGAAAAAAACGTTCCGGGTGATTTTTCTTGAAGTCGTCAAATTTTAAAGAACCAATTAAATCTGCACAAAGTGCAACCACATTTTCATTCTTTTGACCTAATTCAGTCATTCCCGCTCCAAAACCCGAGCGTGTATCTTTACTTCCTGTATTTGTATATTTTTTCATTTTCTAATTTAGATTTTTGGCAGTATTCAACAGAACACTAATTATCGAATACTTCCTAGTAGTCTGAATTACCTCCAGTATTATAATTTTGTCCTAAAGCATTTTCAAGTTGTGCATCATTTGGTGCTTTACCATGCCAAGCATGACTGTACATCATATAGTCTACTCCGTTACCCATTTCAGTATGCAACAATACACAAACTGGTTTTCCTTTTCCAGTTCTTGATTTAGCATCATTCATTCCGGCAATAATAGCTTCAATGTCGTTTCCTTTTTCAATTTCTAAAACATCCCAATCAAAAGCTTCAAATTTAGCACGAACACTTCCCATACATAACACTTCGTCAGTAGTACCGTCAATTTGTTTTCCGTTTAAATCGATTGTAGCGATAAGATTGTCCACTTTTTTTGCAGAAGCATACATGATAGCTTCCCAGTTTTGACCTTCTTGTAATTCACCATCACCGTGAAGTGTGTAAATAAT
Proteins encoded:
- a CDS encoding DUF4252 domain-containing protein encodes the protein MKTVYGLALLLSLFLVSCNSEPTLQKYFVENTENKNFIALDVSPNILNVDKTKLSIAQSDALESFDKMNVLAFKLNDKNKAQFEIERAKVNLILKDKKYQQLMKFGSGKEGASVSFVGTDEHIEEFVFFANKKETGFAVVRILGKDMNPTSVMTMMSVLQQSNIDLEQLKPLQQLMK
- a CDS encoding shikimate kinase, whose translation is MKKIVLLGYMGCGKSTIANKLSKTIGIPFVDLDKKIEEKVNLSINAIFEKHGEIYFRKLEHEVFIELLQSPEQLIIGLGGGTPCYANNHELLKGDTVVSVYLKASIDTLFNRLSHNKSKRPLIADKSDEEMKEFIAKHLFDRSFYYNQAQYKVNVDDKSIDQTVLDIVAILA
- a CDS encoding RNA-binding S4 domain-containing protein; this translates as MRIDKYLWCMRYYKTRNMVTEACKKNHVTVNGLVAKPSKEVFPTDKITFRKDQITQIITVLDVPENRVGAKLVDIYRRNDTPAEAYQHLELLKLSKEHYRKNGTGRPTKKDRRDIDEFGNEIITDEDDE
- a CDS encoding DUF4252 domain-containing protein — its product is MKSTINNNKMNSNFNTTKKLILTLVFSFVSTTFFAQAIFDKFDGQEGVTSIIVNKKMFDLMSKVKMDASDKETQQYLSLIKKLDDLKVFTTKSAKLESEMKVVADKYIKTAGLEELMRVNEDGRSIKILVKSGVTDSQIRELFMFIEGAKNDDTVLMSLKGNFDLNEIAVLTNKMKIPGGEDLKKATKGKK
- a CDS encoding transketolase translates to MKPNTQQLNDLTIQVRRDILRMVHAVNSGHPGGSLGCAEFLVVLYQNIMDRKEGFEMDGIGEDLFFLSNGHISPVFYSVLARSGYFPVSELATFRLINSRLQGHPTTHDGLPGVRIASGSLGQGLSVGIGAAQAKKLNGDNHIIYTLHGDGELQEGQNWEAIMYASAKKVDNLIATIDLNGKQIDGTTDEVLCMGSVRAKFEAFDWDVLEIEKGNDIEAIIAGMNDAKSRTGKGKPVCVLLHTEMGNGVDYMMYSHAWHGKAPNDAQLENALGQNYNTGGNSDY
- a CDS encoding FKBP-type peptidyl-prolyl cis-trans isomerase, which gives rise to MNKFKYYFILLITTVSLFSCSKDDAAEIQPPRDYAEQLATDLTDIEEYLKNYSITVTSHPGFADDQDVTFTKIPTGGTQPSIYSYLNSTTFPKLLSKEVKLHDITYTMYYLVLREGVGEKPSNVDGVLSAYRGDYLSRQKVAEVETLTATFFEESKNPQQFFNLTSTITGWGETFPEFKTGTYSSNADGTVSYNDFGAGIMFLPSGLGYYDSGNASIPAYAPLVFSFKLFAISRIDSDGDGIMNFQEDLNGDGYLYNYSNTINYPTPPADAIRYADDTDKDGIPNFLDTDDDADGVSTKTEITGANGVLIPFADIPSCDGNTTNPARIKRHLVKCN
- a CDS encoding transketolase family protein — translated: MKKYTNTGSKDTRSGFGAGMTELGQKNENVVALCADLIGSLKFDDFKKNHPERFFQIGIAEANMIGIAAGLTVGGKIPFTGTFANFSTGRVYDQIRQSVAYSEKNVKICASHAGLTLGEDGATHQILEDIGLMKMLPGMTVINTCDYNQTKAATLALADHHGPAYLRFGRPVVPNFMPADEPFVIGKAILLNEGNDVTIVATGHLVWEALIAAEALEAKGISAEVINIHTIKPLDEEAILKSLAKTKCIVTAEEHNILGGLGESVSRVLALNSPAPQEFVAVNDSFGESGTPEQLMEKYKLNNQAIIEAVERVMKRK
- a CDS encoding RNA polymerase sigma factor, whose protein sequence is MNQNEFVLLVTPFKDKVFRLAKRLLVSTEEAEDATQEVLVKLWNKNENLEAYSSIEAFAMTMTKNYCLDQLKSKRTGNLKIVHTNYVDREPSLDKRIEDQDSLNWVEKIMDQLPVQQRLIIQMRDIEQYEFEEIAKILEMNESAIRVALSRARKTIRDYMTETHNYGIS
- a CDS encoding phosphoribosyltransferase family protein, whose translation is MSKNIILTNQEIEHKIKRIAYQIYETFVDEEEIVIAGIATNGFTFAKKIASILETISPLKVSLCEVQINKQNPELPIHTSLAKEQYANKGLVLVDDVLNSGTTLIYAVRHFIDVPLKKFKTAVLVDRNHKKYPVKADFKGISLSTSLLEHVQVVFDENGDNYAYLS